The Desulfuromonas sp. TF nucleotide sequence AGCGGCCGACCACGGTAAGATGCGCCCGTTCCAGCACCTCAAGAATGCGCCCTTCAGATTTGCCTCCCGGCCCCCGACGCTCCACCCGCGCCATGACCTTGTCGCCGTGCATCGCCTCCCCCATAAAACGGGCCGGGATGAACACATCGCTTCCCTCCCCGGAAGGAACGGAGACAAAGCCGTAGCCGTCGCGGTGCGCAGAGATCGTTCCGACGGCTACGTTTATCTGCCGGGGCAGGGAATAACGCCCTGTACGATTGCGGACGACCGCTCCTTCATGGACGAGAGCATCCAGCATCCGGACTGCGGCCTGACGCTCTTTTCTGGAAACGGGGAACTGATCCAGTATTTCCCGGAGGGAGAGAGGGCGGCGGGCGTGTTTTTCGAGAAACTTGAGAAGGTCGACCGGGGAGACAGGCATGGCGAACAGACCCTCATGGATGATGTTCAGATCAGCGGACTTCGTGAAACCGTCAACTCCCTTGCGGTGCCGGGACCTGGCCTTTGGCCCAGAGGTGTTTGCCGAACTTCCAGTAGCCCTGCACGTTGAATAGCCGGGCGTCCTTGGCCGGATCAACGGGTGTCACATGGCCATGCAGCAGGGGCTGCAGATATTTGGCCAGAACCGCCCCGCCGCCGCCGGTGATGACCACGGTGTCCATGTCCCAATCATCCACCCACAATCGGTCGACTTCATTGGCCACGGCCGAAGCGAGCTGTCCGAAGACCTGCTCGGTGATTCCCTTGAGATCGTACTCCTTGCCTCGGATCTTGATGCTGCCGCGATCCACGGCTTCATAGAGCCTGTAGAGCTCGACATTGACCCCGCTCTTTTCCCGGAGCTTGGTGGCGATGACCGTAAAAGCCCGGGCGATGCCGGAATCGGTGGTGCGACTCCCTCTCTCCGAATAGCGCATCTTGTCGGAAACGGTATAATCGCTCGTGCGAAAACCCACATCAATGATCCCGATTTTCTCCCGCACCAGCCGTTTGTCGCCGAGGTCTCCCAGATCGTTAAGCATCATATTGAACAGTGAGCCGAAGGGTTGGGGAATCACCCGCACCTTGTTGACGTTGACGGTCTTTTCCTCGCGCTTGCCGTCGGCCCCGGTGACGGCCACCTTGTGTTCGCCCTGGAGGATCCTGGCCAGTTCGTCCTTGTGCTGGCGGTAATGACCGATGGGAAGACCGGTCACCAGATTGACGGGAATATACCCGCCGACCAACCGGGCGGCGGCACTGAGGGCCAGGCTCTTGGCGAAGGAGCTGATGAACTGGGCCTGGTCCAGGGTGAAAAAACGGACGTTGCTCTGCCTCTCCGCCAATTCTCCCACGAAGTAGGACTTACCGTCCACCTCCACCTGCAAATGCTCCTCGTCGGCGGCATCGACAAGAATCTGCTCACGAAACTGCAGCTCCGTCGCTTCTCCCAGCACCGACTTGAAAACCAGGGACTCCCTGCCGTTCGTCGCCTTCGTAAAACCGAAACCGATATCGATACCGATGATTTCCATTTAACCCTCCGCGAAGGTTCAAGGTTCAAGGTTTCAGCCTTTTACCCTTTATCTGATTTTACTCCGCCTTCTCTCCTTCGGCGATCTTGTTGATGACCAGGCCGGTGAGAAGCTTGGGATAGAAATAGGTCGACTTCTGGGGCATTTTTTCCCCGGCGTTGGCCACGTCGCGCACTTCGCTCATGCGGGTGGCATTCATCAGAAAAGCAAGCTGGAACTCTCCGTCCTGAACCAGCTCGAAAGGATCGTCGAAATTCTTGACGTATTTCAGATTGGTCTGCTGTTCCTGGGCTTCGGGGGTGATATTCAGCAGATTCTCGAGAATGAGACGGTGCAGAATTGAGACGTCGAGAGTGCGCAGAGCCTTGGGAGCCTTCTCGTCAAAAAAGCGGTCCATGATGCTCTCGTCCCGCAAAATCAGGAAGTACAAAGTCTCCCCGCCGGCGAAAAGAGACAGGACGTGCCTTCCCTCCCCCTTCTCCTGCAGAATCCGGCGAGCCTCCCGGCGGGCTTCGGGATCCCGGGGATCGATCGTCCACGTCTCCACCTCGAAAAATTCCTCCAGTGCGTTAAGAAAGGGTGGGAGGCTGAAGTCCGTCAGATTGAAAAGGAGGCGGTGAGTGGGAAAAATAAGCATTCCCTGGTCTTCCATATTGGCAAAATACATCAGGACATAATTGAACAGTTCTTTTCCCGTGTAACCCGGATGATTCTCCCGCATGTGATTGCGGTAGTTGATGGCGGTTTCATAGCGGTGGTGGCCGTCGGCAATGAAAAGCGGCTTGCTGTCGAGGAGGTCCTGCGCCTTCTGCTGGATACCAGAATCGGTTACCCGCCATAGCCGGTGCTTCACCCCGTCGTCGTCGGTGACCTCCAGGTCCGGACCGCGCTCCTTCTCCTTGCGGGTCAGCGACTCGAGGACGCAGCAGGGATCGGAATAGAGGGAGAATATGGGGCTGAAATTGGCGGAGCAGGCCTTGGTCAGGTGCAGGCGGTCTGTCTTGGGACCGGCGAGCGTCTTCTCGTGAGGCTTGACCACCCCTGAGGAGAAGTCCTCGATGCGGGTCAGAGCCATGAACCCCTTGCGCACCACCGTCTCGCCATCCTCGAGGGGATATTCCTGGTCGTAAAGATAGAGGGAGGGCTCGGAATCGCGCACCAGCACCCCTTCCTCCTGCCATTTCCGGAAATCGGCGGCGGCGCGTGTATACCTGTTGTCCGTCTCGCTGTCCCCCTCACCGGTCTTGCCCAGGATGAGCCGCACGACATTATGAGGGTCACGCCGGTAAAGCTCCTCCTGCAGCGTCGGAGAAATCACATCGTAGGGGGGCGCCATGACGCGCTCAGGGTTCCCGATTTTGGCGGGATTGTAACGCAAAGCACGAAAAGGAACGATTTTGGCCATGCTAAAACTCCCTCTTTTTACTGGAAATAGAGAGAGTTACTATGCCAAATCAATGGAGGGGTTGCAAGGGAAAAGCTAAGTAGAATGAATCTGAACACAGGGGGAAGCAAGACATGCAGCTATAAAACCAGGGGGGTGAGAATGAATCGTGATTGGAAGCCCTAATGACCCTCGTGACAAATAAGGGCACACGAAACCGCTAAATCGCCACCTACTTACACACGCAAAGAAAAAGCTGATGTTAATTCCTTTATGGTGTATCCCGACAATTACTGAGTGCCTACTGATAAATCCTTTTAAATTGAGGAGTAATCTTGGAATCCAATGAGTCCGTTTGAGTATGGCACTAGAATTGCTGAATAATTAAAGCGATGAATGCAAGATAGAATGCCCAAATAGATCATATTTTTTCACACCCACTGACCAGGAGGCATGATGAAAACCGCCAAGATGAAGATCATCCCCATTTTCCTAGTTTCCTTGATGATGGTTTTTGCTGGACAGGCTTTTTCCGAAACCATTGCTCTCTTTGGACCAAAGGTTTTCAAAAAGGAAAAGGGTGCTCCGGTCGCCTACACTGACCGCTTCATAGTTCCGCCTGGAGCGGGAAATTTCCGACTGCTTGTCAAGAATGGCGAAGGTGATTCCGGCGAAGTCAAGAATCTTTCCATCATGATCAATGGCACGGAAGTCATATCTTCATCGGATTTACGCCCCACTCCCATGGCCATGAAGCAAATCACGCTTCAGCCTGAAAACGAGATCAAGATCACCCTCAAAGGGCAGGGAGGCAATGCGGTTTTCGTGCAATTGGACGGCGATGTTCTCGTGGCCGAACCAACAGAACCAGCTCCGCCCATGCCGCCGTCACCGCAGATGCCTGACTGATACGCCTCCATTCATCTCTCTTATTTGCGTTAAAAAGGGCCGGCATTTACCGGCCCTTTTTAATTGAGGCGAGTAGGCTATTGCGACTGGCTTGCCGTAAGTGCTTCTTCTCATTGCCAACTGCTGCCCTGCCATCTCTCTATGGTGATCCTCCCGGTTGTAGTCGAGGCGATACCGGTCCTGAATTTATTGTTTCCGTTATTATCCAGAATGCAAACATACCAACCGGTGCCCCCCGCTGAACCGTTGGGATTGAACTGCAACTTGTAATTGGTACTCGCGTCTTCTGTACACCCGATCTCACCTTTCAAATCAACCACTTCCGGAACTTCGATACCGCTGAAAATGATTGTCCAGTCACCGGGATACGAGGCATAGATGCGCGTACCGTATGCCTTATTCCCTCTCCGCAACATGTAGTTGTTCGATGCCAGATCGAAAGCGACTTCATGTTCCAGGTTCTGACTGATCGCCCTTGCCCTGGCATCCCGCAGCATGGAAGCGACATTCCGGGCCGCCTCCTTGTATTGGGCGTTTCGCATCCAGTCCAGGAAAGGAGGGGTGGCCAGCGCCGCCAAAATACCGATAATCGCCATGGCGATGATGACTTCTATAAGGGTAAAGCCAACCTGCTTTTTCAATTTTCCTCCTGGGCGGCGATCTCAAGGGAAAGCGTGAACTCCTGAAAAGCGTTCATCCCCTCCTCGTCCCGGGCCGCTATTCTCACATGGTGTTCTCCGGCGGAGCCTGCTTCGATCGGCCATCGGATGTCGCCGATTGCATTGTCGATGGTCATGCCCGAAGGGGCGGATTCGAGAGAATAGGCCAGCCGGTCGCCGTCGGGGTCTGCCGCCCGCGCCTCATAGGCATAGATCCTTTCCTTGAACTGAAGAGGGGGGGTCGAGACGAAAGCCGGCGGTGAGTTGGGAATCACGAATCCTTTTCCCCGGAAGGCCTTCCCGGGTCCATCCTCGTCGTAGGGGACGACCTCGAGGGCAATCCGGTCTCCTTTGCAGAAGCTATCAGCCGATAGCAGAGGGGAGTCATTTCCGATGACCTCTTCACCGTTGATCGACCAGGCGTACCTAAAATAGACGGAATCGCCGTCTTCGTCTACAGCTTCCGGTTCGGCGACGATATCCGTGCCGCAAACGACAAATGGATTCGCAAAGGGAATCGAAATCACCTCCGGCGGGCTGTTGAGAATTGTTATGGAAGCCTGAGACTGACGGTCTTCCGATTCAACCGCCACCGCAATCGTATCTCCCTTCACGAAATTGTGCGCGGGAAGAATGGCCTGCATCTGCCCTTCTAGGAGTTCACCATTGCGCATCCACCGAATTGTCACTCCCTTCTCTTTCCCCGAGATCACCGCCTGCAGGGCATCGCCGACCCGAGGGTTAGTGGGAAACAAGGCGACTGAAAGTATTCTCGCTGGCTCCCCTTTTTCAGGGGAAACAACGACAGCTTCGGATTGCTGCCCTCTCGAGATTGCTCCCTGAATGGGGGATTCCTCCTGGCCACTGCATCCGCCGCTGAAAAGAAAAAAGGCAATCAGAAGCAGTGCGGCAGAGTTTCTATTTTTCAGGCTGTTCAGCATCAAAATCACCACGATAACCAGTAGATGGGGACAATGGTCCCTCCGGTGACAGGATCCTCGCTGCAGAGGCCGCCACCGCAACCGATCAGCAGTTTGGCATCGCCGCTCGGGGGCATGAGCACCACAAGTCCGGAAGGGATCCCCACACCCAGGGTAATTTCCCGGTCATCCCGGCGGAGCACCTTTCCGTCTTTGCTGAGGGCTCGACGGTTATTGTCGGTGTCTTCAAGATCATTGTTGGTATCGGGAGTATCGGCATTCGCGAAGTTCAACACAGCTTCGCCAGTCTTGTAATCCACCGCATACAGACGCGATACCCCCAGGTTCCCCGGCTCACAGGGGTCGACCGAAAGGCTGCTGTTGGGGGTATAGGTGGTGAAATAGGCCACCTTGTTGAACGCCAGGGGGGAGGCGAGAACCTTTTCTCCGGGGCGCCGGTTGAGACGGATGTACCAGCCAAGATTGGTTGCGTTATTCAAGCCATCGTTCCCATTGAGTATATCGTCAATTGTTTCCGCGGAGGTCGTATCGATTTGCAATTCATTTAGGGTGACGTCCTTGAAATTCGAATCGGTGTACCATTTCATGTCAGCGTAATTTCTGTCCTTGAAGGCGTAGAAACGGTTGACCGTTCCGGTATTGAGGGGGTGCTCCCGATCGCCAGTTCCGAAGAAAAGAAAAGTGTAGCCGTGCTCAAAGGTGACTGAGGGCCGGTAGAAGAACTTTGCGCCTGAGTAGTCCCAGAAGATCGGTTTCTGGGTCCAAGTGGTTTTATCGGTGTTACCCACATCAAAACGCCATATCTGTCCGCCCGTGTTGCCGACATAGAGACGATCGATTAAACCATTAAAGTCCGTGTCCAGCACCGCGATATCGGAAGCAAACGCGTAGTCGTACTTCAAAGCGGCATGATAAAGCGGATGAAAGGCCTTCACCAGCGTGGGGGATGATGGGACAACCGGAACTCCGCTGGTCACATCGGCGACCTCCAGGGCATAGACGGCCCTGCCAGTCGTCCGCGTCGTTCCAGTCGGAATGTCAGAGGGATTATAGGTCGACAGGCTTCCGACGCTGCCGCTTCCCTGTTCGGGAACGTCATAGGCTAAAGGGAACATCCAGCGATTACCGAAGCGGCTGTCCTCATAGGTGTCGTATCCTCCGCCGAAGAAGGCGACGACCTTCTGAGCCGTTCCTATCTTCATCTTGCCGAGCTGCGGCTCGCTCCAGGTTTCACCGAGCCGTTCGAAGCCAGAAGTGCCTGAATGGATGTGCCATTGCAGGGAAGGCGAAGCTGGATTGCTGACGTCCAGAGCGTAATAGGCATCCCCTCCCCGCCTCAGTCCGAACAAAATTATCACCTTGTCGTCGGAGCCGTTGTCGCTGTCGCCGTCGGCCGCCTCGGAAGGGCCGATATTTCCGTCATTATCCTTGTCGAAGATGTAGGAGACCGGCGAGGAATCGACAAAATAGGTGTGCTGGGTCGGCCGCTCGCCAAGCTCCTTTAAGTTGGGAACCACATTGTCGGGAATGAAGGCCCACGCCTCACCGCCGTCGCAGTCGCGAAAAGCATGAAGCATGCCGTCATTGGTCCCGACGTAGATCATGGTCTTGTTGACGGAGCAGTTGTTTTCGTTGGCCGTGGTAAAAGCATAATGATTGTAGTTGATGATCTGCGGTTTCGAGTGGAGGATGTCGCCCAGTATCCAGTCCAGCTTCTCGCCATTGATCTGATCGCCGTACGTTCCGTCACCGTCATCGTCGTAGGCATCATAGCCGTAGATGAAGTCGATGAGGGAATCCCTTGCCGCGTCACCGGCCACCCCCAGGTCCCCGGCGCTGACATTGGTGCTGTTGAAGAGATTGGAGCTGTCGGTCAGGTCTGTGGAGGTTCCCGTATTAGTATAGATCAGGCGCGTGGAAGGATTGCGCAGGAGCAGAATCTCGCCGGCGCCTCCTTCCTCCACGATCCCGGCGTCGGTGGTGGTGCTCCAGAAGGAAACGGCCGAGGCATTGAAGCTTCCATCTGCGAGAGTCGCTTCGACTCCGTTCTTATCGACGATGCGGTTCTGGTCGTCGATGCCGTATTTCTTCAGGTTCCCGTGCCAGGGGCGCTGTGAGATCGGCTTGAAAAACCCGAGGTAGACGCGCTCGCCGCTGTAAGTGCGGTTTTCGGGGCTGGTGGGAACGACCGGAGCGACAAAGGAGGTATCCGACTCATTTACGATATTGGCCATTGCATTGAGCAGCGCCTCGGTCAGTTCGTTTGAGTTATTGACGTGAAAATAGTCACCCCGACCGTGCGAGGCATCGGTAGCCCTTTTAAGGCGCATCACCTCGGGGGTTAGGAGCTGAATGATATGGGTCTGTATGCGCTCGGTATAATCGGTACTAATGTCCAAGTCGGTTTCGTAAAGATACTTGGTGAGGTCGTCGACGAAGCCCTGATTTCCGTCGCCGTCGAGATCCCCTATCGCCCGAGTCTTCGGGTTGTTGGTATCGGTGGCCCCGGTGGTCAGGACGATGATGAAATTCTTCTGGCAGGTATATCCGACAGGGTAGGGATAAGACACGTTGTCGCTGGCGATCTTGTTGCTGCTGTCGTTATGGCCGGTGAAATAATAGGAGACGTCGTGAAAGAGTTCGTTTACCGGCTGGTTGTTGGAACCCAGAAGAGTGATGCCGGCAATCGCGGTCTGCAGTGCGGAATAATTGGTCGGACCGTCGTCCACCGGCACGGTGCCGGGGTCATCAGGGTCGGTGAGTGCAATCTTTTGAATGGGCCGAAGCACCTTGCCCCCTGCGTTGTTGTCGCCGAAAACCATCAGCCCGAAATTCACGCTTGGACGGGCCCCCTGCACCACTTGGGCGAGGGTGTCCTTGACCATGTCGATAATATCGCCGGGGAGAGCCCAGGTCACCCCTCCGTCCGTGACGGAAGAGCCCGGTGAAGTGGGCCATGTCGGTTCAGTCGAACCTGAAGTGCCGGCGACGGAGCATTCAAAGATATAATCGGTCCCGTCGATAGCCTTCCTTATCAGGTCGCCGACCTCATAAGCAGTGTCGGCCGTCCAGGCGGGATTCGCCACCTGCCAGGTAACCTCGTTGTCTGTGACCGTGGCTCCGGAAGTGGTCGGCCAGGTCGGCTCGGTCGAACCGGAAGTGCCTCCCACGGTGCATTCATAGATGTAGTGAGTACCACTCTCAACCCGCCGGATTAAATCGCCGACGGCGTAAACCGTCTCAGCCTGCCATGCGCCGGTGGGCGTATTGATATAGTTGAGGAGGTTTCCCAGGAAAAAGTTCCCCGACTGACTGGCGGTACAGCTGCCATCGTTCTTCTTCAACGGACCGGCGAAATATCCGGTCGTCTGCAATGCGGTCTGGGCGTCGCTGCAAGTGACATCGGTGGTCACGTCATCGATATACTGTACATAATTGATGACGCCCCCGGTGGCCGTCTTGCGCTCATAAACCTTATTGTTGACATAGCTGCCCGGATAGGTTTGAACCGGATCATACACCTCTCGGCTGCCGGACTGTTCCATTCCCGCGCTGTTATCGACTACGAACAGAACATTGGGCCGAAGATATTCGGTGGTGGCGCTATAAATGGCCGAATCACCCACGAATTGATCGAGCGACGCCAGTGCGGAAACCGGAGCGGACAAGACGCTGCCGAGGCACAGCAAAAAGATCATTGAATAGCGTTTCATCGATATACTCCGTCTGCTCGGGTTTATTTTGGAACAATTCGCGAAACCTGGGATTCGACGCGGACCGTTGAATTTCTTGGACCTTGGGCCGTCACCGTGACAATGTAGTAGCGGGCCTGAAAAATGGTGGGATCCGAGCCGGTTCCCGGCGGCAGTGCGCCGCTGGTGAGGTAATCAACCTGGTTGATTTCCCCGCTTTTCAAGCCGCTGTTTCCAACGGCGATGTGGGTCGCGTAATCGCCAGTCAGGGCAACGGGAAAATCCGTTGTCGGGCGGTCGAAAATATCCTTATTGGTGTATCCGTACTCCACGGCCCTCTCGGCCGCAAAAAAAGCCTCCTTGGCCGTCCGGTAATTCCCTGATATCCCGATCTCCGAAGTCGACGTCGACAGGGCGAGAGCGCCGAGGATGCTCATCACCGCCAGCATGGTGAGAGCCAGCACCAGCGCGATTCCTCTCTGATTCCCAAGGCACCGGCAAACGGCCGAAGGCTCTCTTTTTTTAAATTCTTCAGATTCCGCCTGATGACGCATTATTGCCCCCTATCTGTTCCTCAGCATGATCACGTTCGTGATACTCCTGGTCTTGTCTCCCGCGAAGAACTGCCCCTCGCGGAAGCTGTCAGCCGTCCCCGTGATCGTCACCCGCACCGCCTTGATCTCATCCCTGTTCGAAGCGACGCCAGCGGTTGCTTCAGGGGAATCGTCCATGAGATAAGTAAGGACCAGACTCGTGATCCCGGAGGCCACTACCTGAGCCCCTTGGCTGTTTTCCCTTCTATTGACTTCTCCAGCCTCGAGGAAATACTCGATGGTGTTCGGGACATTAACAGTGTCATCTGTCAGGACGATGACGTCGCCTGACTTGAAGGTCTCATTGGCCTTGGATTCGGCTGTCAAGGCTGCGGAAAATCCCGAGAGGATGATTCTGCCGTTGACCGTATCTCTATTTGTCACAACGAATTGGGATGAAAGAGGCTGGCTCTGATTGGGAGGACGTATGATGCGCACGAAATCACCGGCCTCGAAGAGATCGACCATGGCCGCCGAGCCCACGGTGAATCGGGCCTTGTTCGCATCGCCGCCGGGAGGCGAGGGCTGGGGGATGACGTACTCCTCGCTCGCAGGGGTCACGGTCGTATCATCGTCGATCCGGAGCGACCGGCCGGCGGCCGAGGCCGTCCGGATCGTGAAGCGGTCGCCCGTAACCGGATTACTTGGGGCATTGGAAATAGGAGTGTTGCCCATGGGGACCATGAACCCTGCCATCCGGATATCCCTGGCGATGTGGTCCATGGCGATGCGGAGGTTCTGCTGCAGCTCCACGACCTCATCCTGTGTGTAAGCGGAGTCTCTGGTATTTCGATAGAGACTCATGATGGCCATAGTCACCAGGCCCATCATTGCCATTACGATGAGAATCTCGACCAGAGTGAATCCTCGCTCCTCCCTTTTTTGAGAATTCCTTTTCATACCAGCCTCTTGAACCCGACGAGGGTAATCGAACGATTACTGTTTCCCGAATCTATTCCGGTGACGACAACGGTAATCTGAGTCAGGTTGGTCACGCCATTGGCATTGGCCACGACGGAATAGGTAGCGCTGTAGGTGCCGGCGGTGCCAAATGTTCTTGTGCTCTGCACCCCGGCGGTTTCGGGGAAGAAATCCCACAGATTTCCGGATGAGGAGCTATTCAGAACCGGGGTATCGACATCCCAGGCCAGAATCTCCTCCATGATTCCTTCTGTCAGGGCGGTCGCGGCGGTAAGGGTATTCGAGTCCGAGTTGGTCCCGATAGCGGTAATTTGCATCCCGGCCACCGCAAGCAGACTGATGGCCAAGATCGTAATCGCCACCAGCATTTCAGCCAGAGTGAAACCTTTTTCACATTTTATGAGATTGCCCATTTCCTCATCCTTTTGAAGGATCATGCTGTCACAGAAGGGACCCAGCAAATTATGTGCCGGAATAACTTGCGACTCTAACTGTTTTGAATGATAAGAGTTATTTATTCCGGTCAGGACCAAAAGTCAGCGAACCACGCAATTTTTGCGCAGATTCAGAGAATCCATCGATTCATTCGATTCCATATTCCTTCATCTTGTACAAAAGAGCGCGGAGACTGACTTCAAGAAGCCTGGCCGCCTGGGTCCTGTTCCCGCCGGTCACCGAAAGAGCCTTACGGATATACTCCCGCTCCAGCCGCATGGAGGCCTGCTTGAGAGAGTATTCTCCGTTTGCTTCCCTCTCCCGCCGGCGGACTTCCCACGGAAGTGCTGAGCTCTCGATCACCGCATCGCGGCAGAAGATCAGAGTTTTCTCCAGGAAGTTTTCCAGCTCTCGGATATTCCCCGGCCAATGATAGCTCCGCAGGATTTCCAGGGCATCGGGGGCCAGGGAAGGAACGGAACGCTTCTCGCGAGTGGCAATTTTGCGGAGGAAATGCTCGGCCAGAGGCGCGATATCCTCTCTCCTGTCCCTCAGGGAAGGAAGGTGCAGTTCAACGACATTCAGACGATAATAGAGATCCTCACGGAATCGCCCATGGTCAACCTCCTCCCGCAAATCCCTGGCGGTGGCAGCCAGCATCCTGACATCGATTTTGCGGGGTCGGGTCTCGCCGACGCGGCGCACCTCCCCTTCCTGCAGAACGCGCAGCAGCTTGGGCTGAAGCTCCAGCGGCAGCTCACCGATCTCGTCCAGGAACATCACTCCCCCGTCGGCAGCCCCGAAGAGCCCCTGCTGTTCCTGTTCGGCGCCGGTGAAGGCACCCCGGGCGTGTCCGAAGAGTTCGCTCTCCATCAGGCTGGCGGTTATGGCGCTGCAGTTGACGGCAAAGAACGGTTTTTTCCTGCGGTTCCCTTCGGCATGAAGCGCCCGGGCAATCAGTTCCTTCCCGGTACCTGTTTCCCCGGTG carries:
- a CDS encoding sigma-54 dependent transcriptional regulator, whose protein sequence is MTKTDTAKVLVVDDESPMRHMLRLVLEKGGYRVYEAADGETALGLMEQEPFGLILCDIRMPGMDGLSFIREFTKRQSPATLIMMSAYGTLDTAIECMKLGAYDYISKPFKPDEVILTLKKAEERLGLRRENALLKEELARSGAIKGIEAIVFRSDAMKEILALVRRLADSSSSVLITGETGTGKELIARALHAEGNRRKKPFFAVNCSAITASLMESELFGHARGAFTGAEQEQQGLFGAADGGVMFLDEIGELPLELQPKLLRVLQEGEVRRVGETRPRKIDVRMLAATARDLREEVDHGRFREDLYYRLNVVELHLPSLRDRREDIAPLAEHFLRKIATREKRSVPSLAPDALEILRSYHWPGNIRELENFLEKTLIFCRDAVIESSALPWEVRRREREANGEYSLKQASMRLEREYIRKALSVTGGNRTQAARLLEVSLRALLYKMKEYGIE